One Psychrobacillus glaciei genomic region harbors:
- a CDS encoding PulJ/GspJ family protein, with translation MFLKHKNTNGFTLIEILASIVLLTVIISMFLTMFPQMANMNNRTGDNLDAANVGKELLVIIKKNNYNNFSNNTNLAIKEKIHTISINKSNNDYLLLKDTYKSFFIEIKIYNSKVFPDNSTNQLYKVSIEVKKNEASPTPLTTTYGYIKGN, from the coding sequence ATGTTTTTGAAACATAAAAACACAAATGGATTTACACTGATCGAAATTCTAGCATCTATAGTTCTCCTCACTGTAATAATTTCGATGTTTTTAACAATGTTTCCACAAATGGCGAATATGAATAATAGAACAGGAGATAATCTTGATGCAGCAAACGTTGGGAAGGAGCTATTAGTAATTATAAAGAAAAATAACTATAATAACTTTTCTAATAACACAAATCTTGCTATTAAAGAAAAGATACACACCATTTCAATAAATAAATCTAATAATGATTATTTACTTCTAAAAGATACATATAAATCTTTTTTCATCGAAATAAAAATATATAACTCAAAAGTTTTTCCAGATAATAGTACAAATCAGTTATATAAAGTTTCCATTGAAGTGAAAAAAAATGAAGCAAGTCCAACTCCTTTAACTACTACATATGGTTATATTAAAGGTAACTGA
- a CDS encoding prepilin-type N-terminal cleavage/methylation domain-containing protein, producing MKSKMNEKGITLVELLAALVLFGIIAVLIWKFFFQAIDFSDRAISKNQLQQEANLIVNTIQQLHTKSTILFITIVEPDIDKFGSKIEVGYSTKENPTKVKYEYFERGNIRYKINEPISSNPGNFFNFDISLKSEKKPSIYFDTKTTFSKLSAKPK from the coding sequence GTGAAGAGTAAGATGAATGAGAAAGGAATTACTTTAGTAGAATTACTTGCTGCCCTTGTTTTATTTGGAATAATAGCAGTACTTATTTGGAAATTCTTTTTTCAAGCTATAGATTTTAGTGATAGAGCAATTTCAAAAAATCAATTGCAGCAAGAAGCAAACTTGATAGTAAATACTATTCAGCAATTGCATACTAAATCTACAATCCTATTTATAACTATTGTTGAGCCTGATATAGATAAATTTGGTTCTAAAATTGAAGTTGGATATTCAACAAAAGAAAATCCCACTAAAGTAAAATATGAGTATTTTGAGAGAGGTAATATTAGATATAAAATAAATGAGCCAATATCGTCGAACCCAGGAAATTTCTTTAATTTCGACATTTCCTTAAAATCCGAAAAAAAGCCATCTATTTATTTTGATACTAAGACAACATTTAGCAAACTTTCTGCCAAACCTAAATAA
- a CDS encoding autotransporter outer membrane beta-barrel domain-containing protein, translating to MKKIRNEQGYTLLLTLVLVTLVVILFSTFTVKALSQQKQVEKTDDNYEATAIAEMGVEYYRVGILNLIAFYADDTKKKLSNEEKLDDQKINEIKNKQMELLKVDINSFLNSSVNNQIEVSNFPYLTTFRKSLLKYNNVTSSWDLNVTGDIGKKSKIISTTFQLPDNLDLVKTTLISGDGKPTGIDTEKNKTLFPPFNLENTAFSKLVPRLTLPTTKYEQISPKISECPEKDTDTGNVNEEFYCYKSNLNFSNNNKLEKIINLNLYYTGSSDIGIINSNFKNLNNFFADKSINITTNANTKSNTSYFINGDFSMSEPLNSSSNSTLHSIGNITLKKAINNMTNMKIYSEKKITTLEPFPAKNLTLYANNTQLSTLNSLTNSLIEIENQAKFEGIGSSMDNSQIQINNANKSNYTNSTAYLAEFKYFNKITNNSTVKVNGNTMVTDYIDTIDGKSNFLVNGNLTNPYTNKISGGSTVKIIGNAIFPKYIDTIDGGSNLLVNGDFTTSYINKIIGKSTVMVNGNATFSNYNDTIDSGSSFLVNGDYTASYINNISEGSTLMINGEANFGAYINNINGGSTIFVGKNGNVGKLIINDGRMEVNGTLNINGGNNSEIKKGTLLVNSINLIGPAKNNKENISVSGTGKLCIRDYKSSSTLLEHVKSTASGSIIFLNKEMLDNQIEKLKGYGGGSHIQQAGNTKFNSECGMSSNSLTPLPPNIYDINNDFFTTEEDITTKIEYQ from the coding sequence TTGAAAAAAATACGCAATGAACAAGGCTACACTCTTTTACTAACTCTTGTACTAGTCACCCTAGTTGTTATCCTCTTCTCTACATTTACTGTTAAAGCATTGAGTCAACAAAAACAAGTAGAAAAGACTGATGATAACTACGAAGCTACTGCAATAGCAGAAATGGGGGTAGAATACTACCGAGTAGGTATCTTGAATCTAATTGCATTTTATGCAGATGATACGAAAAAAAAATTAAGCAACGAAGAGAAATTAGATGATCAAAAAATAAACGAAATAAAAAACAAGCAAATGGAACTACTCAAAGTGGATATTAATTCTTTCCTCAATAGTTCAGTAAATAATCAAATTGAGGTTTCAAATTTTCCTTATCTTACAACTTTTAGAAAATCACTATTAAAGTACAATAATGTAACAAGTTCATGGGACCTAAACGTCACTGGTGATATTGGAAAGAAATCCAAAATAATATCAACTACTTTTCAATTACCAGATAACTTAGATTTAGTTAAAACTACATTAATAAGTGGTGATGGAAAACCAACGGGTATTGATACAGAAAAAAACAAAACTTTATTTCCCCCATTTAATTTAGAAAATACAGCATTCTCAAAATTGGTACCACGACTAACTTTACCAACAACTAAATACGAGCAAATAAGTCCCAAAATAAGCGAATGTCCAGAAAAGGACACGGATACCGGAAATGTTAACGAGGAATTTTACTGTTATAAAAGTAATCTTAATTTCAGTAATAATAATAAATTAGAAAAAATTATTAATTTAAATTTATATTATACCGGTAGTTCTGATATTGGGATTATAAATTCAAATTTTAAAAACCTAAATAATTTTTTTGCAGATAAATCTATTAATATTACCACTAATGCTAACACCAAAAGCAACACCTCCTATTTTATTAATGGCGACTTCAGCATGAGTGAACCTTTAAATAGTTCAAGTAATTCTACACTTCACTCAATAGGAAACATTACTTTAAAAAAAGCGATTAACAATATGACAAACATGAAAATCTATTCTGAAAAGAAAATCACAACATTAGAACCATTTCCTGCAAAAAATTTAACTTTGTATGCTAATAATACTCAATTAAGTACTTTGAATTCCCTTACGAATAGTCTAATTGAAATTGAAAATCAAGCAAAATTCGAAGGTATTGGAAGTTCAATGGACAACAGTCAAATCCAAATTAATAATGCAAATAAATCGAATTACACAAACTCGACAGCGTACTTAGCAGAGTTTAAATATTTTAATAAAATTACTAATAATAGCACAGTTAAAGTGAATGGAAATACAATGGTCACTGATTATATAGATACAATAGATGGAAAAAGTAATTTTTTAGTAAATGGAAACCTTACCAATCCATACACGAATAAAATTAGTGGAGGTAGTACAGTTAAGATTATTGGTAATGCTATTTTCCCTAAATATATTGACACTATTGATGGTGGCAGTAACCTTTTAGTAAATGGCGACTTTACTACTTCTTACATTAATAAAATTATTGGGAAAAGTACAGTTATGGTTAATGGAAATGCTACTTTTTCAAATTACAATGACACTATAGATAGTGGTAGCAGCTTTTTAGTAAATGGAGATTATACTGCTTCTTACATTAATAATATTAGTGAAGGAAGTACTCTTATGATAAACGGGGAAGCTAATTTTGGTGCATATATTAACAATATTAATGGAGGTAGCACTATTTTTGTAGGGAAAAATGGTAATGTCGGAAAATTAATAATTAATGATGGTCGTATGGAAGTAAACGGCACACTTAATATTAACGGTGGTAATAATTCCGAAATCAAAAAAGGAACATTACTAGTAAATAGCATTAATCTTATCGGTCCTGCAAAAAATAATAAAGAAAACATTTCCGTTAGCGGAACAGGAAAGCTCTGTATTAGAGATTATAAAAGCTCAAGTACACTTCTTGAACACGTAAAATCTACGGCTAGTGGTAGCATAATATTTTTAAATAAAGAAATGCTAGATAATCAGATTGAAAAACTAAAAGGCTATGGCGGGGGAAGTCATATCCAACAAGCTGGAAACACAAAGTTTAATTCGGAATGTGGAATGAGCAGCAATTCTCTAACTCCATTACCTCCCAATATTTATGATATAAACAATGATTTCTTCACTACAGAAGAAGATATTACTACAAAAATAGAATATCAGTAA